The following coding sequences are from one Clostridioides difficile ATCC 9689 = DSM 1296 window:
- a CDS encoding 2-oxo acid dehydrogenase subunit E2 gives MVANKIKATPAARSQARKDNIKLDRLIGSGENGRIHLVDVLNYLKDNKANTTPLARRIAEDLNIDLETIVGTGYNGKIRKCDVEKLTGKETIVSTNTSKSSEKKELKIENENSRMFNTVEGIFEKPNPMRATVAKRMSESYFSAPVFTFNIEVDATELKVLRAKLIDTVKESTGVKLTMTDLIVMAVSKILPNHQALNSAWTDEGIFRYKDVNIAIAVGLDEGLYVPVVKNANKKSLKEIAKESKELAEKVKTGKLMPADQEGNTFTISNVGMYGITTFTPIINMPSSAILGVGATQDKFVPVNGEAKIKPIMNLSLTSDHRVIDGTVAAKFLKDLKELLENPLSMLV, from the coding sequence ATGGTGGCAAATAAAATAAAAGCCACACCAGCAGCTAGAAGTCAGGCAAGAAAAGACAATATAAAATTAGATAGGCTGATTGGAAGTGGAGAAAATGGAAGGATTCATTTAGTAGATGTGTTAAATTATTTAAAAGATAATAAAGCAAATACTACTCCTTTAGCTAGAAGAATAGCAGAAGATTTAAATATAGATTTAGAAACTATTGTAGGTACTGGATATAATGGAAAGATAAGAAAGTGTGATGTGGAAAAATTAACTGGAAAAGAAACTATTGTATCAACTAATACATCTAAATCTAGTGAGAAAAAAGAGCTGAAAATTGAAAATGAAAATTCAAGAATGTTTAACACAGTAGAAGGAATATTTGAAAAGCCAAATCCAATGAGAGCTACTGTAGCAAAACGAATGTCAGAAAGTTATTTTAGTGCTCCTGTATTTACATTCAATATAGAAGTAGATGCTACAGAATTGAAGGTACTTAGAGCAAAGTTAATCGACACAGTAAAAGAATCAACTGGAGTAAAATTAACTATGACAGATTTAATAGTAATGGCAGTATCTAAAATACTTCCAAATCATCAAGCCTTAAATTCAGCATGGACAGATGAGGGTATATTTAGATATAAAGATGTAAATATAGCTATTGCAGTTGGTTTAGATGAAGGCTTATATGTTCCGGTAGTAAAAAATGCAAACAAAAAGTCTTTAAAAGAAATAGCAAAAGAAAGCAAAGAACTTGCGGAAAAAGTAAAGACAGGGAAACTTATGCCAGCAGACCAAGAAGGTAATACATTTACAATAAGTAATGTTGGAATGTATGGTATAACTACATTTACACCTATAATAAATATGCCTTCAAGTGCAATCTTAGGGGTAGGTGCTACACAAGATAAGTTTGTTCCAGTAAATGGAGAGGCTAAAATAAAACCTATAATGAACTTATCATTAACATCAGACCATAGAGTAATAGATGGAACAGTAGCTGCAAAATTCTTAAAAGATTTAAAAGAATTGTTAGAAAATCCTTTATCAATGCTTGTATAG
- the lpdA gene encoding dihydrolipoyl dehydrogenase, producing the protein MSVEVIMPKAGVAMEEGTIVSWLKQEGEEVKIGEPILEITTDKVNMEIESEGEGTLAVIIHKEEGEVLPVFTVIGVIAEKGENQEEVKAKYLSGNVSKEDTVKENQNIEVKEEKINKKECNHDYDVVVIGGGPGGYLSALKAALLGGRVALVEENILGGTCLNRGCIPTKTYIKTAEILEEIDQLSKRGVKVTVDKEQDIKKAIKYKNRVVKKLTAGVGGLLKSRDVDVFNLKASVKEEHKVILSDGKVLDTENIIIATGSKVRILPIKGIESNLIITSTEALDLETVPEKLVIIGGGVIGCEFAEIFNSRGSKVTIVEMEDRVIPRMDKELSESLKYSLSKKGINVLTKKKVSEFKEEGNNILVCIEGEEPIKADLCLYAIGREANLSGIEDLDIKIDKGSIVVNSKMETSIPSIYAVGDVTGGVMLAHAAFKMGEVAASNALGVNKEVDLGALPSCVYTIPEVASVGITEEDARKKYNVKVGKFNFAGNGRALASGQEQGYVKVVADAKYGEILGIHMFGCGVAELINHAASFKALEIPTDEASELIFGHPCTSEALMEALADVNGECLHLPKK; encoded by the coding sequence ATGTCAGTAGAAGTAATAATGCCAAAAGCAGGAGTAGCCATGGAAGAAGGTACTATAGTATCTTGGCTAAAGCAAGAAGGCGAAGAAGTAAAGATTGGAGAACCTATACTAGAAATAACAACAGATAAAGTTAATATGGAGATAGAGTCAGAAGGAGAAGGTACACTTGCTGTAATCATACATAAAGAGGAAGGTGAAGTATTACCAGTATTTACAGTAATAGGTGTAATAGCAGAAAAAGGGGAAAATCAAGAGGAAGTAAAAGCTAAATATTTATCTGGAAATGTTTCAAAAGAAGATACAGTTAAAGAGAATCAAAATATAGAAGTTAAAGAAGAAAAAATAAACAAAAAAGAGTGTAATCATGATTATGATGTAGTGGTAATAGGAGGAGGACCTGGGGGATATTTATCAGCATTAAAAGCAGCTCTTTTAGGTGGAAGAGTTGCTTTAGTTGAAGAAAATATACTAGGAGGTACTTGCTTAAATAGAGGTTGTATCCCTACAAAGACTTATATAAAAACAGCAGAAATATTAGAAGAAATTGACCAATTATCAAAGAGAGGTGTAAAAGTAACTGTAGATAAAGAACAGGACATTAAGAAGGCCATAAAATATAAAAATAGAGTAGTTAAAAAACTTACAGCTGGTGTTGGCGGATTATTAAAAAGTAGAGATGTAGATGTGTTTAATCTTAAAGCTAGTGTTAAAGAAGAGCATAAAGTAATTTTATCAGATGGAAAAGTTTTAGATACAGAAAATATAATAATTGCTACAGGTTCCAAAGTAAGGATATTACCTATAAAAGGAATAGAATCAAATTTAATAATAACTAGTACAGAAGCATTAGATTTGGAAACAGTGCCAGAAAAATTAGTAATAATTGGTGGTGGAGTGATTGGTTGTGAATTTGCAGAGATATTCAATTCAAGAGGTTCTAAAGTAACTATAGTAGAAATGGAAGATAGAGTAATCCCAAGAATGGATAAAGAGTTAAGCGAATCTTTAAAATATTCTCTTAGTAAAAAAGGTATAAATGTATTAACTAAAAAGAAAGTTTCTGAATTTAAAGAAGAAGGAAATAACATATTAGTGTGCATTGAAGGTGAAGAGCCAATAAAAGCAGATTTATGTCTATATGCTATAGGAAGAGAAGCTAATCTTTCTGGCATAGAGGACTTAGATATTAAAATAGATAAAGGTTCAATAGTTGTAAATAGTAAAATGGAAACAAGTATACCAAGCATATATGCAGTAGGTGATGTTACTGGAGGTGTAATGTTAGCTCATGCTGCTTTTAAAATGGGAGAGGTAGCAGCTTCAAATGCTCTAGGTGTGAATAAAGAAGTTGACTTAGGTGCATTACCTAGTTGTGTTTATACAATTCCAGAAGTAGCATCAGTTGGTATTACAGAAGAGGATGCTAGAAAAAAATATAATGTAAAAGTTGGTAAGTTTAATTTTGCTGGAAATGGAAGAGCTTTAGCTTCTGGTCAAGAACAAGGATATGTAAAAGTAGTAGCAGATGCTAAATATGGAGAAATTTTAGGTATACATATGTTTGGATGTGGTGTAGCAGAACTTATAAATCATGCAGCATCATTTAAAGCGTTAGAGATACCTACTGATGAAGCAAGTGAGTTGATATTTGGTCATCCATGTACTTCAGAAGCTTTAATGGAAGCTTTGGCAGATGTAAATGGAGAATGTTTACACTTACCTAAAAAATAA
- a CDS encoding sigma 54-interacting transcriptional regulator, which translates to MRQRIKNLIENEDKKNPLTDEAISSRLNIRREDVTFLRNELKIEDSRQRRKVVLIKAIKDILKEEKTINKNDITRRLNSIGFTVSRFTVIQYLKEIQDSGDLKLDKESDDKKEEIINNRENKDIAFDKLIGSSGSLSTIIKLAKAAILYPPHGLHTIIMGPTGVGKSELAECMYKFAVESSRFPKNAPFIVFNAADYSENPQLLLSQLFGHVKGAFTGADENKEGLVSKADGGILFIDEIHRLPHEGQEILFQLIDKGMVRKLGETRLTHKIDVMIISATSEPIDSHLLNTFKRRIPVTIEIPELVARPLNERFDIINNFFLIEAQRMGANIHIKSDVLKALMLYDCIGNVGQLRSDIQVACARGLLNQLTNKLKEVNISISDVPGYVKQGLIKIRNCRGKIENYVDGDLIIDSNLQGEIEKKNEDIYTFPDEIYKLTERRHIDLLEQGLDFDVINRIIGGELESCIQKYIKQVKKVSISNNLPDISPIVGKYIVELTYEVIKIASQYLSSLEPNLHLCLAVHLKAAFERLKEGKVISNAHLKEIIGNYPLEYSVAEKVAQYLKERYNINLPKEEIGIIAIYFKMSSRRDMSEQKKIGVLLMAHGRVASSVCEVTNKLLGINHARYLDMPFEKKPEEMIEEATTIIKDIDEGRGVIILVDMGSLSYFGDIISGKTGINIRTISRFDTLLSIEVIRRAVLPDLTIDEIVDEVKGIEPQVKEKVSKCNNTKVDFRKPIILTLCITGLGGACKIKKILEENIKSITEKVDIEPIGMIEYPSLDLEIKQISNDKNVIAIVGTIDPQIANIPFFSLVDINDKAKLNQINNLIDTNQIGETNKKYELSDLIHKEDIFVDLQVKSKEEVLKYMSKKLREKGYVTKNFYKKVVERDNLFPTELSDEIAIPHTDGIDVIRPAISIAILKKPIVWSKSKVKIILLLAVDQKCFNPLSTLLSFIETDEFKKIKNIKDRDFIREMILDGVNENN; encoded by the coding sequence ATGAGGCAAAGAATAAAAAACTTAATTGAAAATGAAGATAAGAAAAATCCTTTAACAGATGAAGCGATTTCAAGTAGGTTAAATATTCGAAGAGAAGATGTTACCTTTTTGAGAAATGAGTTAAAAATAGAAGATTCAAGACAAAGAAGAAAAGTTGTTTTAATTAAAGCTATAAAAGATATTTTAAAAGAAGAAAAAACTATAAATAAAAATGATATAACAAGAAGATTAAACAGCATTGGGTTTACAGTATCAAGATTTACAGTCATACAATACTTAAAAGAGATTCAAGATTCTGGTGACCTAAAACTTGATAAAGAGAGTGATGATAAAAAAGAAGAAATAATCAATAATAGAGAAAATAAAGATATAGCATTTGATAAACTCATAGGTAGTAGTGGTAGCTTAAGTACAATTATAAAACTAGCCAAAGCAGCAATTCTTTATCCACCTCATGGTCTTCATACTATTATTATGGGGCCAACTGGTGTTGGAAAGAGTGAGTTAGCAGAGTGTATGTATAAATTTGCAGTAGAATCATCCAGATTCCCTAAGAATGCACCATTTATAGTTTTTAATGCAGCAGATTATTCAGAGAATCCACAGCTTTTGCTATCACAGTTATTTGGACACGTTAAAGGTGCTTTTACAGGAGCTGATGAGAACAAAGAAGGATTAGTATCAAAGGCAGATGGAGGAATATTGTTTATAGATGAAATACATAGATTACCTCATGAAGGTCAAGAAATACTATTTCAACTGATTGATAAAGGTATGGTCAGAAAGTTAGGAGAAACAAGACTAACACATAAAATAGATGTAATGATTATTTCAGCAACTTCTGAGCCAATAGATTCTCATTTACTTAATACATTTAAAAGACGTATACCTGTAACAATTGAAATACCAGAATTAGTTGCAAGACCATTAAATGAGAGGTTTGACATTATAAATAATTTCTTCTTAATAGAAGCTCAAAGAATGGGAGCAAACATACATATAAAGTCAGATGTATTAAAAGCTCTTATGCTTTACGATTGTATAGGTAATGTAGGTCAACTTAGAAGTGATATTCAAGTAGCTTGTGCTAGGGGACTATTAAACCAACTTACAAACAAACTAAAAGAAGTAAATATAAGCATATCAGATGTACCTGGATATGTAAAACAAGGTCTTATAAAAATCAGAAATTGTAGAGGAAAAATAGAAAATTATGTAGATGGGGATTTAATTATAGACTCAAATCTTCAAGGTGAGATAGAAAAGAAAAATGAAGATATATATACTTTTCCAGATGAAATATACAAACTTACTGAAAGAAGACATATTGATTTATTGGAACAAGGTTTAGATTTTGATGTTATAAATAGAATCATTGGAGGAGAATTAGAAAGTTGCATTCAAAAATACATAAAACAAGTTAAAAAAGTTTCTATTAGTAACAATCTTCCAGATATAAGTCCAATTGTTGGAAAATATATCGTAGAGCTAACTTATGAAGTAATCAAAATAGCATCACAATACCTAAGTTCACTAGAACCGAATCTACATTTATGTTTAGCAGTTCACCTAAAAGCAGCTTTTGAGAGATTAAAAGAAGGAAAAGTAATATCAAATGCTCATTTGAAAGAAATAATAGGAAATTATCCACTAGAATATTCTGTAGCAGAAAAGGTAGCTCAATATTTAAAGGAAAGATATAACATAAACTTACCAAAAGAAGAAATAGGTATAATAGCAATATATTTTAAAATGAGTAGTAGAAGAGATATGTCTGAACAAAAAAAGATAGGTGTACTTCTTATGGCTCACGGAAGAGTAGCATCTTCTGTATGTGAGGTTACAAATAAACTATTAGGAATTAATCACGCAAGGTATTTAGATATGCCATTTGAGAAGAAACCGGAAGAAATGATTGAAGAAGCTACTACAATAATAAAAGATATTGATGAAGGTAGAGGTGTGATTATATTAGTAGATATGGGTTCACTTTCATATTTTGGAGATATTATTTCTGGAAAGACTGGAATTAATATAAGGACAATATCTAGATTTGATACATTGCTTTCTATAGAGGTTATACGAAGAGCAGTTTTACCAGATTTAACAATAGACGAGATAGTTGATGAAGTTAAAGGTATAGAGCCACAAGTAAAAGAAAAGGTTAGTAAATGTAATAATACAAAAGTAGATTTTAGAAAACCTATAATTTTAACATTATGTATTACTGGATTAGGGGGAGCTTGTAAGATAAAAAAAATCCTAGAGGAAAATATTAAAAGTATAACTGAAAAGGTTGATATAGAACCTATAGGTATGATTGAATATCCAAGTCTTGATTTAGAGATAAAACAAATAAGCAATGATAAAAATGTAATCGCCATAGTTGGAACAATTGACCCTCAGATAGCAAATATCCCTTTTTTTAGTCTAGTAGACATAAATGATAAAGCAAAGTTAAATCAAATAAATAACCTAATTGATACAAATCAAATTGGTGAAACAAATAAAAAATATGAATTATCAGATTTAATACATAAAGAAGATATATTTGTGGATTTACAGGTTAAATCAAAAGAAGAAGTTCTAAAATATATGAGTAAAAAACTTAGAGAGAAAGGTTATGTGACAAAAAATTTCTATAAAAAAGTAGTGGAAAGAGATAACTTATTTCCAACTGAATTATCAGATGAAATAGCAATACCTCACACAGATGGAATAGATGTAATTAGGCCAGCTATAAGTATAGCCATCTTAAAGAAGCCTATTGTGTGGAGTAAAAGTAAAGTAAAAATAATACTTTTATTAGCTGTAGACCAAAAGTGTTTTAATCCATTAAGCACTCTACTCTCATTTATAGAAACAGATGAATTTAAGAAGATAAAAAACATTAAAGATAGAGATTTTATTAGGGAGATGATATTAGATGGAGTCAATGAAAATAATTAG
- a CDS encoding PTS sugar transporter subunit IIA, whose translation MESMKIISSNLIFKNIEVSNNEDALKFLGQRLFDEQYVKESYIQAVVAREKKYATGLPTEIYGVAIPHTDIVHVNEPGIAIGILNKPVKFIMMGTDDTEIDVKVVFMLAVKEPQEQLQLLEKLMTIFQDKNILNNIVDLSEESVSDLLNSKLKN comes from the coding sequence ATGGAGTCAATGAAAATAATTAGTAGCAATTTAATTTTTAAAAATATTGAAGTGTCTAACAATGAAGATGCATTAAAGTTTTTGGGACAACGTTTGTTTGACGAACAGTATGTAAAAGAAAGCTACATACAAGCTGTTGTAGCAAGAGAAAAAAAGTATGCTACAGGGTTACCAACAGAAATATACGGAGTGGCAATACCACATACAGATATAGTACATGTAAATGAGCCAGGAATAGCAATTGGAATACTGAATAAACCTGTAAAATTTATAATGATGGGTACAGACGATACTGAAATTGATGTAAAAGTTGTATTTATGTTAGCAGTGAAAGAGCCACAAGAACAATTGCAACTATTAGAAAAACTTATGACTATATTTCAAGATAAGAATATACTAAATAATATTGTTGACTTAAGTGAAGAAAGTGTGAGTGATTTATTAAACTCTAAATTGAAAAATTAA
- a CDS encoding PTS sugar transporter subunit IIB gives MGVTNVAKKILVACGTGVCTSTIAINKLKKALQDIGKLDMVNITQCKVVEVASKAPDYDLIICTTQVSSSIKTPVINGLPFLTGVGMDKLINDVLEELEL, from the coding sequence ATGGGGGTGACTAATGTGGCTAAAAAGATATTAGTTGCATGTGGAACAGGAGTATGTACTTCAACAATTGCTATAAACAAATTAAAGAAAGCACTTCAAGACATTGGTAAATTGGATATGGTTAATATTACACAATGTAAAGTAGTAGAAGTTGCATCAAAAGCACCTGATTATGATTTAATAATTTGTACTACACAAGTATCTAGTAGTATAAAAACACCAGTGATAAATGGATTACCTTTTTTAACTGGTGTCGGAATGGATAAATTAATCAATGATGTATTAGAAGAGTTAGAATTATAA
- a CDS encoding PTS galactitol transporter subunit IIC, whose amino-acid sequence MEILNFIVGLGAQVMMPIIICIFGLILGTKLGKSLRAGLTVGVGFIGLNTIIALLTDNLGPATQQMVKNLGLSLSIIDVGWPAASAIAFASTVGALIIPIGLVVNIVMLITNTTQTVDVDIWDYWHFAFTGALVAGATQSVMWGVFAAVANMVIVLVMADLTAPGIEEYLGMPGISLPHGFTQAFVPIAIVVNKLLDLIPGINKIEINADTLQKKFGLFGEPLIMGSVIGVIIGIAAKYDIKGILQLGVTMGAVLILIPKMAALLMEGLLPVSEAAQEFIEKRFKNRGKIYIGLDSAVGIGHPVTLSVALVLVPLTILIAAILPGNKVLPFADLAVIPFALVLIVPITKGNVFRTLIIGIIIITSGLLIATNLAPLFTQMALNASFKMPEGATMISSICDGANPLSWVFVKVMNYKVIGGVVFGVIALGMAIYNRNRIINENKKLSIEE is encoded by the coding sequence ATGGAGATATTAAATTTCATTGTTGGTCTAGGTGCACAAGTAATGATGCCAATAATAATATGTATTTTTGGTTTGATATTAGGTACAAAACTAGGAAAATCTTTAAGAGCTGGTTTAACTGTGGGAGTTGGGTTTATAGGTCTTAACACTATTATAGCTTTGCTAACAGATAATTTAGGTCCAGCTACACAACAAATGGTTAAGAATTTAGGGCTAAGTTTATCAATAATAGATGTAGGATGGCCAGCAGCATCAGCTATAGCTTTTGCATCAACAGTAGGGGCTTTAATTATTCCAATAGGTCTTGTGGTAAATATAGTTATGCTAATTACCAATACTACTCAAACTGTTGATGTAGACATATGGGATTACTGGCATTTTGCTTTTACAGGAGCTTTAGTGGCAGGGGCTACTCAAAGTGTAATGTGGGGAGTATTTGCAGCAGTAGCAAATATGGTAATTGTATTGGTAATGGCAGATTTAACTGCTCCAGGTATAGAGGAATATTTAGGTATGCCAGGTATATCTCTTCCTCATGGATTTACACAGGCATTTGTTCCAATTGCTATAGTAGTAAATAAATTATTAGACTTAATACCAGGCATAAATAAGATTGAGATAAATGCTGATACATTGCAGAAAAAATTTGGATTATTTGGAGAACCTTTAATAATGGGGTCTGTAATAGGTGTAATAATTGGTATTGCTGCGAAATATGATATAAAAGGAATATTACAATTAGGTGTAACTATGGGAGCTGTATTAATATTAATTCCAAAGATGGCAGCATTATTAATGGAAGGATTATTACCAGTATCAGAAGCTGCACAGGAATTTATTGAGAAGAGATTTAAAAACAGAGGCAAGATTTATATAGGCTTAGATTCAGCAGTAGGAATAGGTCATCCTGTTACATTATCAGTTGCACTAGTGTTGGTTCCTTTGACTATACTTATAGCAGCTATATTGCCAGGAAATAAAGTTTTACCATTTGCAGATTTAGCAGTAATTCCATTTGCACTTGTATTAATCGTACCAATTACAAAGGGAAATGTGTTTAGAACATTAATAATAGGAATAATTATAATTACTTCTGGATTATTAATCGCAACTAACTTAGCTCCATTATTTACCCAAATGGCTTTAAATGCTAGTTTTAAAATGCCTGAAGGAGCAACTATGATTTCAAGTATTTGTGATGGTGCGAATCCATTAAGTTGGGTATTTGTAAAAGTTATGAACTATAAAGTTATTGGAGGAGTAGTTTTTGGAGTTATAGCTTTAGGAATGGCTATTTACAATAGGAATAGAATAATAAATGAAAATAAAAAGCTATCTATAGAAGAATAA
- a CDS encoding class II aldolase/adducin family protein: MLLEKLRKEVLQASLDLLNYNLVTLTGGNVSGRDEQTGYIAITPSGMDYRNLTPSDIVIVDVDGNIIDGKWKASVDLSDHLYIYKHREDINSIIHTHSTYSSCFAILNEPIECASTTLANEVGGSVPVAKFSPPTSKKMGKCVIEAIGDKRACLLANHGVIAVGPSVGHALTAAVMLEDSAKVYYLAKSIGTPVLLPDEEIQRARDVFFNVYGQDK, from the coding sequence ATGTTATTAGAGAAATTAAGAAAAGAAGTATTACAAGCATCTTTAGACCTTTTAAACTATAATTTAGTGACATTAACAGGAGGAAATGTAAGTGGGAGAGATGAACAAACTGGCTATATAGCAATCACCCCAAGTGGAATGGATTATAGAAATCTTACACCAAGTGATATTGTTATAGTAGATGTAGATGGAAATATTATAGATGGAAAATGGAAAGCATCAGTGGATTTATCAGACCACTTGTATATATATAAGCATAGAGAAGACATAAATAGTATAATTCATACACATTCTACATACTCAAGTTGTTTTGCTATTTTAAATGAACCTATAGAATGTGCAAGTACAACTCTTGCAAATGAAGTAGGGGGTTCAGTACCAGTTGCAAAATTTTCGCCACCAACATCTAAAAAGATGGGAAAATGTGTTATTGAAGCAATTGGTGACAAAAGAGCATGTCTTTTAGCAAATCATGGCGTAATTGCAGTTGGTCCATCTGTAGGACATGCTCTTACAGCCGCTGTAATGTTAGAAGATTCAGCAAAAGTATATTACTTAGCAAAATCAATTGGCACACCAGTGCTACTGCCTGATGAAGAAATTCAAAGAGCGAGAGATGTATTTTTTAATGTCTATGGTCAGGATAAATAA
- a CDS encoding lipoate--protein ligase family protein has product MYYLLNKSTNPYFNLALEEYLFLNDKYNDDIIIIWRNEESIFIGKNQNPYQEVYHDVIEKGEIPILRRISGGGTVYHDLGNINMSFIQKDRQLHEIDFLEHTKFMQKMLSTLGLDVSITERKDLFLNGKKISGSAQSIKRKNSLYHGTLLYDSDLNKLTKYLNSNKATESNATKSVSSKVTNIKFLLEKDINYFLDYCVEYLKSNIKNIKELELDEEDIKSVYNIGEDKYKKIEWTYGKTPKFQVVLPFNNESKINIHVNRWKVSKFFISYDDNVINMDKLLDLNFFKEEIKESILENYPHYIDLINLIF; this is encoded by the coding sequence ATGTATTACTTATTAAACAAAAGCACAAATCCTTACTTTAATTTGGCATTAGAAGAATATCTATTTTTAAATGATAAATATAATGATGATATTATAATCATATGGAGAAATGAAGAATCCATTTTTATAGGTAAAAATCAAAATCCATATCAGGAAGTATATCATGATGTTATTGAAAAGGGAGAAATTCCTATTTTAAGAAGAATATCTGGAGGAGGAACTGTTTATCATGACTTAGGTAATATCAATATGTCATTCATACAAAAAGATAGGCAACTTCATGAGATAGATTTTTTGGAGCATACTAAGTTTATGCAAAAGATGCTTTCAACCTTAGGACTAGATGTATCTATAACTGAAAGAAAAGATTTATTTTTAAATGGGAAAAAAATTTCAGGCTCTGCACAGTCTATAAAAAGAAAAAATTCTCTTTATCATGGAACTCTTCTTTACGATTCAGATTTAAATAAATTAACTAAATATTTAAATTCAAATAAAGCAACTGAATCAAATGCAACTAAATCTGTTTCAAGTAAAGTTACAAATATTAAGTTTTTACTCGAAAAAGATATAAATTACTTTTTAGATTATTGTGTTGAATATTTAAAATCTAATATAAAGAATATAAAAGAACTTGAATTGGATGAAGAAGATATTAAAAGTGTATACAATATAGGAGAAGATAAATATAAAAAGATAGAGTGGACATATGGTAAAACGCCGAAATTTCAAGTAGTGCTACCATTTAATAATGAAAGTAAAATAAATATACATGTTAACAGATGGAAAGTATCAAAATTTTTTATTTCTTATGATGATAATGTAATTAATATGGACAAGTTGTTAGATTTGAATTTCTTTAAAGAAGAAATAAAAGAGAGTATTTTAGAAAATTATCCACATTACATAGATTTAATCAATTTAATATTTTAA
- the ispD gene encoding 2-C-methyl-D-erythritol 4-phosphate cytidylyltransferase, which yields MYSVIIVAAGSGRRMNLDINKQFIKLREKEIIAHTIQVFYENINIDEIVVCIKKEEEDFFKENIINKYNFKNIKIAYGGKERQDSIYNGLKKLDKNCDIVLIHDGARPFVDHRIINESIKVAKEKKAVVVGVPVSDTIKIVSDGTVQETPERNLLWAAQTPQTFEYNLIIDAYEQAYKNNYYGTDDSMLVENIGQSVTMVMGSYENIKITSPEDLNIAEQILNMEKRDEVNSRRRII from the coding sequence ATGTATAGTGTTATAATTGTTGCAGCGGGAAGCGGAAGGAGAATGAACTTAGATATAAACAAACAGTTCATAAAATTAAGAGAAAAAGAAATTATTGCTCATACAATTCAAGTTTTTTATGAAAATATAAATATAGATGAAATAGTGGTATGTATAAAAAAAGAAGAAGAAGATTTTTTTAAAGAAAATATAATAAATAAGTATAACTTTAAAAATATAAAAATAGCATATGGCGGAAAAGAAAGACAGGACTCAATATATAATGGTTTAAAAAAATTAGATAAAAATTGTGATATAGTACTTATCCATGATGGAGCAAGACCATTTGTCGACCATAGAATAATCAATGAATCTATAAAGGTAGCTAAAGAAAAAAAGGCTGTGGTTGTAGGTGTTCCAGTAAGTGATACTATAAAGATAGTGTCAGATGGAACAGTACAAGAAACTCCAGAAAGAAATTTGCTGTGGGCAGCACAAACCCCTCAAACCTTTGAATATAATCTCATAATAGATGCTTATGAACAAGCATATAAGAACAATTATTATGGTACTGATGATTCAATGTTGGTAGAAAATATAGGTCAAAGTGTCACTATGGTAATGGGTTCTTATGAAAACATAAAAATAACTAGTCCAGAAGATTTAAATATAGCAGAACAAATATTAAATATGGAAAAAAGAGATGAAGTTAACAGTAGAAGGAGAATTATATGA
- the ispF gene encoding 2-C-methyl-D-erythritol 2,4-cyclodiphosphate synthase, with the protein MRIGLGYDVHKLTEDRKLIIGGVEIPHDKGLLGHSDADVLIHAIMDSILGALALGDIGKHFPDTDEEYKGADSMKLLEHVYNLITSKGYKIGNIDSTIIAQSPKMAPYIESMRSNISKVLNTDIDNINIKATTEEGLGFTGAKQGIASQSICLLLLTSQNN; encoded by the coding sequence ATGAGAATAGGATTAGGATATGATGTACACAAATTAACAGAGGATAGAAAACTTATAATCGGTGGTGTAGAGATACCACACGATAAAGGTTTGTTGGGTCATTCTGATGCTGATGTATTGATACATGCAATAATGGATTCTATTTTAGGTGCTCTAGCATTAGGAGATATAGGGAAGCATTTCCCAGATACAGATGAAGAATATAAGGGAGCAGATAGTATGAAATTATTAGAACATGTGTATAATCTAATAACAAGTAAAGGATATAAAATTGGTAATATAGACAGTACTATAATTGCTCAAAGCCCTAAGATGGCTCCATATATTGAGAGTATGAGAAGTAATATATCAAAAGTTTTAAACACAGACATTGATAATATAAACATAAAGGCAACAACAGAAGAAGGTCTTGGTTTTACAGGAGCAAAACAGGGAATAGCTTCACAAAGTATTTGTTTATTATTGTTGACAAGTCAGAATAATTAA